In one Ictalurus punctatus breed USDA103 chromosome 19, Coco_2.0, whole genome shotgun sequence genomic region, the following are encoded:
- the pmch gene encoding pro-MCH has translation MTNRFSLISLRPIKDGGVASTGLCGVEQIWCGSCEENQEPPVIMLNSSSLVFALALLLNSFVHSATLASPASRIEDDTASQDGFRSTMDEDASNLAGPDDFSSRRFPLTEGRLADEDGTKRIFILSDLGSKGASRSDASSGFGRAFPVRSPWRIDWALAATQKDEWHNADDLIPMAKRNTDNKMLRCMIGRVYRPCWQA, from the exons ATGACGAACAGGTTCTCTCTTATCAGTCTGAGGCCTATAAAAGACGGCGGGGTCGCTAGCACAGGTTTGTGTGGGGTAGAGCAAATCTGGTGTGGTTCCTGTGAGGAAAATCAAGAACCTCCCGTCATCATGCTCAACTCGTCCTCGCTCGTTTTTGCACTTGCACTTTTGCTCAACTCGTTTGTTCACTCGGCAACCTTAGCTTCACCTGCAAGTAGAATTGAAGACGATACAGCAAGCCAAGACGGCTTTAGATCGACGATGGACGAAGATGCGTCGAATTTAGCAGGACctgatgatttctcctccagAAGATTCCCTCTCACAGAGGGAAGGCTGGCTGATGAAGATGGGACGAAGAGGATCTTTATCCTTTCG GATTTAGGATCAAAAGGGGCTTCTAGGAGTGACGCAAGCTCTGGTTTTGGCCGAGCCTTCCCCGTGCGATCACCATGGAGAATCGACTGGGCTCTTGCTGCAACTCAGAAGGATGAGTGGCACAATGCAGATGATCTCATCCCCATGGCCAAGAGAAACACGGACAATAAGA TGCTTCGGTGCATGATCGGGAGGGTGTACCGACCCTGCTGGCAGGCTTGA